Part of the Urocitellus parryii isolate mUroPar1 chromosome 2, mUroPar1.hap1, whole genome shotgun sequence genome, ATGTGCATCTCTGTGGGTCCAGCTCCCCAAAGGATCACCTGCAAGGCTGCACAGATCACAGACCCTTTCCTTCGGCCGCTGCTCCTCCTTGACcttcaaatgttttctatgtaGGATGCATCCCTACCCTACTTCAAGTCACTGGTtgaaaatgtcaagaaaaaaaatgaacaaggcaGATAACCTCCAGCTGGATAAAAATGAAGACCAAGAGGAAGCAGATGTCCCAATGCAGCCACCCAGAGCCAGCGGTCCTCTGGATGGCCCAATGTCTCCAACAGATGGTCAGTGCACCTGCTCAAGACCCCCCTCCCGAAAGAGGAGTGGGCAGGGGGTCACCATCTCACCACCTGGCTGTTGTAGTCCTCAGTGACAGTCCCCTCTGCGGCTCCGTCCTCTTTTGGCCACCGGTGGGCCCGATGCTCGCGCTGCAGCCTCCTCTCCTCCCGCCGCTTTTGGCGGTCCCGCTGGTGCTCTAGCTGCTTGGTGTGGTGGTAGCGCTGCTGGAAGAGGTCTCTCGCGTACTCGTAGAGTTGCATGTCCAAGAAGTTGAGCTCCTCAATGCGCTGCCGGGCGCCCTCGTTGATCTCCACGTTGGAAGCCCGCGTGATGTTGAACTGCGTGAAGGGGGAGATGAACTTGAGGTTGAATGTCCTCTCAAAGAGAAACTGAGTCTTCCGCTGGAACTCGGTGAGCCCGAAGAAGGCCATGTTCTTCAGGTTGCTCTTGGCGCTCTGCAACAGGATGGCGTTCCTCTCGCTCTCGTTCATGGAAGTCAAGTTGTAGCAGCCCACCAGGCTGAGGTCGGCCAGCATGCGCACCTGGCGGTTGTTGGCCAGGTTGTAGCTGCAGTCCATAAACTCCCGCAGGCTGACCCCAGACCAGTCGTCCCCAGGGTAGCAGGTGGGCAGCTCGTCGGGGGTGGGGCTCCTTCCATCACACATATGGAGAGAGGTTTTCCACGTGGCCCCCCTCTGGACGTGTTTCCATTCACTCAGGTAACGCGACACGGGATCCCGCAACATTGTGATGTAATAGAAATTCCTGGAAGAAATTAGAGGAAGAGTGTCAGTAGCTGACCACTGAGGTCTGTCTGTCACAGAAGATGTAGAAAGGACCACCTGGAGGAGCAGCCTGAACACCAGGCCTCCAagctctcttcatgctcttaaacCCCATTTTGGCCTTTGTGCTTCCACAGAAGCCAGTCTGATCCCGGTTCCTCCACTCTAGTCCATGGCCTAGAGTGTTGGGTCCACTGCAGAAATATGGGGTCAATCGTGTTAACCCAGAGATCCCCCAGAGGACAAGAGTGGTCCCAGAATGCCCTATGAAGAGCACCAGGCCTGCCCTGAC contains:
- the Hs6st3 gene encoding heparan-sulfate 6-O-sulfotransferase 3 — protein: MDERFNKWLLTPVLTLLFVVIMYQYVSPSCTSSCTNFGEQPRAGEARPPAAPSPARRAQAPPEEWERRPQLPPPPRGPPEGMQGVSAPEDEDEEPGDPEEEEEEEEEEPDPEAPENGSLPRFVPRFNFTLKDLTRFVDFNIKGRDVIVFLHIQKTGGTTFGRHLVKNIRLEQPCSCKAGQKKCTCHRPGKKETWLFSRFSTGWSCGLHADWTELTNCVPAIMEKKDCPRNHSHTRNFYYITMLRDPVSRYLSEWKHVQRGATWKTSLHMCDGRSPTPDELPTCYPGDDWSGVSLREFMDCSYNLANNRQVRMLADLSLVGCYNLTSMNESERNAILLQSAKSNLKNMAFFGLTEFQRKTQFLFERTFNLKFISPFTQFNITRASNVEINEGARQRIEELNFLDMQLYEYARDLFQQRYHHTKQLEHQRDRQKRREERRLQREHRAHRWPKEDGAAEGTVTEDYNSQVVRW